In Candidatus Aegiribacteria sp., a single window of DNA contains:
- a CDS encoding DUF188 domain-containing protein, whose product MISFLSHEMKKLYSDLLHDLREQGMMIGGPKPFAKKDRSRFLQELDKMVVKIRRRNGINP is encoded by the coding sequence ATGATCAGTTTTCTTTCGCACGAAATGAAGAAACTCTATTCAGATCTCCTGCACGATCTGCGGGAACAGGGAATGATGATAGGGGGCCCCAAACCCTTCGCTAAAAAGGATCGTTCAAGATTCCTTCAGGAATTGGATAAAATGGTGGTTAAAATCCGCCGAAGGAACGGTATCAACCCATAA
- a CDS encoding MliC family protein, with protein MLKRILMTLCIFAALFIVMGFQSGNQDELTVLGGEPVNYRCGNGDRIVARYYTLSDSSLNFVKVLMPDDDEYTLPQVLSGSGARYTDEMELIWWIKGDFASVEMRDDNGDWETIYENCCVVSPSN; from the coding sequence ATGCTGAAGAGAATTTTGATGACGCTGTGCATATTTGCTGCGTTGTTCATCGTAATGGGATTCCAGAGCGGGAATCAGGATGAACTGACCGTACTCGGCGGTGAGCCTGTTAATTACCGGTGCGGGAACGGAGACCGGATCGTTGCCAGGTACTACACTCTCTCGGACAGCAGCCTTAATTTCGTAAAAGTGCTGATGCCCGATGATGATGAGTACACTCTGCCACAGGTTCTTTCAGGATCCGGAGCACGATATACCGATGAGATGGAACTGATCTGGTGGATCAAGGGAGATTTCGCGTCTGTTGAAATGCGAGACGATAACGGCGACTGGGAGACCATCTACGAGAACTGCTGTGTAGTCAGTCCTTCGAATTAA
- a CDS encoding 6-bladed beta-propeller → MKRSSVISTKIMILFFSAMILNGCGVDETPPELPDIEYKLVITDSIGVEIGEDEYMFAWPENPTHSPDGDILVIDRLKHTVFVYTSDGEFVRTIGREGEGPGEFRLPSGLAFYSDGSLLIGDADGISLFDSSYEYQEQLTWSGFGKPWLKTAVDSGGFIGTEMTMMPGENGIEIISTLGRWDGEGEPSVEYFSVESEFNPEDREIDRTESRGNNIISCATRTGRVFYSRSSIDEFVIHGCELDGTEFLLIEDLAAHRVRKNDEDLQAEMDAWNSLIRLMRGDSSTGKPVKLDPYRRIITEMFIDGEDRLWVRLGNYTGIVFRVYDMSGDILFHAMVEYAGNPADLNSWEITGDEHGFLANNTSHEYYHRIYMLTMVDAE, encoded by the coding sequence ATGAAGCGCAGTTCCGTTATATCAACCAAAATAATGATATTGTTTTTTTCTGCAATGATACTGAACGGATGCGGAGTTGATGAAACTCCTCCGGAACTTCCCGATATTGAGTACAAACTTGTCATTACCGATTCGATAGGTGTCGAAATTGGCGAGGACGAATACATGTTCGCCTGGCCTGAAAATCCGACTCATTCCCCCGATGGCGATATCCTCGTAATCGATAGATTGAAACACACAGTGTTCGTCTATACCTCCGATGGCGAGTTCGTAAGAACCATAGGAAGGGAAGGGGAAGGGCCGGGAGAGTTCCGTCTGCCGTCAGGATTGGCGTTCTATTCCGATGGAAGCCTTCTCATCGGTGATGCCGATGGGATATCTCTGTTTGACAGCAGCTACGAATATCAGGAACAGTTAACCTGGTCCGGATTTGGTAAACCATGGTTGAAGACCGCCGTAGACAGCGGCGGATTTATTGGAACCGAAATGACAATGATGCCGGGTGAGAATGGGATTGAAATAATTTCGACTCTCGGCCGCTGGGATGGTGAAGGCGAGCCTTCTGTGGAGTATTTCAGCGTTGAAAGTGAATTTAATCCGGAAGACAGAGAAATCGATCGCACAGAGAGCAGGGGAAACAATATTATTTCCTGTGCTACCCGAACCGGCAGGGTCTTCTACTCCCGGTCATCAATAGATGAATTCGTAATCCATGGCTGTGAGCTTGATGGCACGGAATTTCTCCTGATTGAGGATTTAGCCGCCCATAGAGTAAGAAAAAATGATGAAGATCTTCAAGCTGAAATGGACGCCTGGAACAGCTTAATACGTCTGATGCGTGGAGATTCATCAACAGGCAAGCCAGTTAAGCTCGACCCATATAGAAGAATAATCACTGAAATGTTTATAGATGGAGAGGATAGGCTCTGGGTGAGGCTCGGAAACTATACTGGAATTGTCTTTCGCGTATACGACATGAGCGGTGATATACTTTTCCATGCGATGGTTGAGTACGCAGGCAATCCGGCTGATCTCAATAGCTGGGAGATCACCGGGGATGAGCACGGGTTTCTCGCGAATAACACTTCGCACGAGTATTACCATCGCATCTATATGCTTACAATGGTTGATGCCGAATAG
- a CDS encoding class II aldolase/adducin family protein encodes MKKLLEKYSGKIVSAGLAESGKPLLGGLDAELEWNREDPAIPVLEEVFSGLNINSLLFSLPAEPYRSIIDFLASGDTDIIRPEDSETRTFMHDLPVIQDFRSDLIIEKLRNRKSVIIRGKGIVTWGTVSPEQAFIFYSSVCFACFVKFFSDYLRDSRTGEISNDRERVFRNVLKYIDKYPDESPKLLTGPFRNSEDVYRAVAQAGRMTVRHRLVDSFFGNVSLKWGDTLFISQTTSSLDELEGCIDPCPLDGSACTSITASSEFSAHMSILRLTGMDAILHGHPRFSVIMSMDCEKENCPTRGSCHTSCPEKRFIRDIPIVPGEVGTGPYGLCNTLPPAMEGNRGVIVYGHGLFTVSKGDFNDAFKNLLSIERMCQKEYFRLLK; translated from the coding sequence GTGAAAAAACTTCTTGAGAAGTACTCGGGAAAAATAGTTTCCGCGGGGCTCGCTGAATCCGGCAAGCCACTTCTGGGCGGTCTCGACGCGGAACTGGAATGGAACAGGGAAGATCCAGCAATCCCCGTTCTGGAAGAAGTATTCAGCGGATTGAACATAAACTCGCTGCTTTTTTCCCTTCCGGCGGAACCCTATCGCTCGATAATCGATTTTCTGGCTTCCGGAGATACGGACATTATCCGTCCCGAGGATTCTGAAACCCGCACTTTCATGCACGACCTTCCCGTTATTCAGGATTTCAGATCGGACTTGATCATCGAGAAACTCAGGAATCGAAAGAGTGTTATCATCAGGGGAAAGGGTATAGTCACATGGGGCACCGTGAGCCCCGAGCAGGCGTTCATATTTTACAGTTCGGTCTGTTTCGCCTGCTTCGTGAAATTCTTCAGTGATTACCTTCGGGACAGCAGGACAGGTGAAATTTCGAATGATCGGGAGAGAGTTTTCAGAAACGTTTTGAAATACATCGATAAATATCCGGATGAATCTCCAAAACTGCTGACCGGACCTTTCCGGAACAGTGAAGATGTTTACAGAGCGGTTGCACAGGCCGGCAGGATGACAGTGCGGCACAGGCTTGTTGATTCCTTCTTCGGCAACGTTTCACTGAAATGGGGTGATACACTGTTCATCTCACAGACAACCTCTTCTCTGGATGAGCTGGAAGGCTGTATCGACCCGTGCCCCCTGGATGGGTCGGCATGCACCAGTATCACCGCTTCCAGTGAGTTTTCGGCTCACATGAGCATCCTTCGGCTTACAGGCATGGACGCGATCCTTCACGGTCACCCGAGGTTCTCCGTGATAATGTCGATGGACTGCGAGAAGGAGAATTGCCCGACAAGAGGATCGTGTCACACCAGCTGTCCCGAGAAGCGCTTTATACGTGATATCCCAATCGTTCCGGGTGAAGTCGGGACCGGCCCCTATGGCCTGTGCAATACACTTCCACCCGCCATGGAGGGAAACAGAGGTGTAATAGTCTATGGCCATGGGCTTTTCACCGTGTCAAAGGGCGATTTTAACGATGCTTTTAAGAATTTGCTTTCTATCGAGCGGATGTGTCAGAAAGAGTATTTCAGACTTCTGAAATGA